CATGGCCGCGCCCCGCGTCGAGCCGTTTGTGCCCGATGCAAGAAACGCCGGTGTCGACGGAGGATGCTGTTCGAGCACGCGAATCCGCGACGACGCGCGTGCCGCCGCGATCTCGGAGGGTGTCAGGCCCAAGGCAACGTCGGCGCGACCGTTCTCCACGGCACGGAGCCGAGACGCCGAATCCTTTACGTTTCGGAAAATCACCGGACCCTGGGCAATCGCTCCCCCCCAGTACACAGGGTTCCTGACGAGGACCGCTTCGCGACCGGCTGTGTACCGCTCGAGAATCCAGGGACCCGTTCCCGCGGAGTGGGTGTTGAGCCACGGCGTCGCCGTATCGTTCGTTGCCGCGTCGGTGCCTGCGATGCCTCCGTGAGCCAGCACTGTTCGACCATCGAGCACCGCGAACTGAGGGGAAGTCAGCAAAGGCAGGAAGCCGCCGAACGGTCGGGTGAGGCGAATTCGAACCGTATAGTGCTCCACAGCCCTGACATCGGCAATAACGTCGGCAAGGTGCGAAGGCGGGCCCTTCAAATTCTCAAGTCTCCGACAGCTCCACATCACGTCGTCGGCACTCAGCTCAACACCGGAAGGGAACGACACTCCGTGACGAAGTTCGAACGTATAGACTAAACCGTCCGGGGATATCTTCCAACTCATCGCGAGCTGAGGGACCACTCGCGTGTCATTCCCGTTCTCATAAGTCACCAAGCGATCGTAGACGTTGGCCACCACAGGGAGTGCCGCGGAATCAACGACCCGCGCGGGATCGTAGGTGACGACGTCCGTCATATCTTGGAGGATTACGATCCGGCTGTGTTGCGCCTTGGCAACAACCGCAACAGACACGACCAAGACGGGCAGTAAGATGGCGGCCGCCAACGCGACGTTGACCCGTCGGTCCGCGACGTTCCCGTACACCGCCCCGAGCACCGTTCCCCAACCGAGGTGCGCGATGAGCAATCCCATGATGGCGCCGAGGCCCATCTCGGTGAAGAAGAACCCCGGGGTCGCCGTGGGGGCCATTGTGGGGCTGAGGAGCGGCAGCAGCGGGGCGACGATCACCATCATCACGAGCCACGGCAAGATTCCGAAGACCAGTCCGCGTTGCCACCCTGCGCCGGGCAGCCGGTTCACGAACCGGTAGGCGTACAAGAGCGCGAAGGCGATCCCGGTGACGAAGAGGAGGACCCACCCCAACGCGGCGCTGTTCCAGCCGTACAAGCCGCCCAGCATCCCGGGCACATCTATCTCGGGCAACCCGACGAGGGGAGCCGCGTAGAGAATAAGGGCAAACGCCACCCAGGCCGCTATGCCCGCGAATAACGCTCGCCCAAATTTCGGTTCCTGCATCGACCTCCACCCCCACTGCGATCGACGTGGAGTGACGCAGACCCCGGACAGGTTATCAGACCGGCCTTTACCGGCCTCGTACGCCCCCGTTCTCGCGAGTTTCATCTATTCCTGCTCGGGGCGATTCCGGTGAGTGCACAAGCGACCCGGCTCGAGTCGGTGCGATTGATTCGGAGTTGTTGATGCTCGAAGGCTTCTTTGCGGCGGTTCGGTTGACAACCGGCCCGGCCTCTGATATCAATACGACAATCGCATATCGGTCCGTACGCCGGCCTTGACGCCGGCACGGAGGGAGTGCGCCTAGGGTTCCGCGGCGATGGAGCCGGCAGGACCGAGCGGCGCAGGCGGCCTACGCGGCGCTACACCGTCGGGATAAAAGCCCGAGGGAGGGTTCCTCTTCAGGACCTCTCTCGGGCTTTTTGCATTCCCGAGGGGCGGGGTGCGGGAGCGGATTTCGAGTAGGGAGCCGGCCGGTGGCTGATCTACGCGATCCACGGTTCGAGCACGACGCCTGCGGGACAGGGTTCGTCGCGACCACGGCCGGCCGCAGCCACGCCGTGATCGAACTCGCGCTCGAAGCGGTCGCGCGCCTCACTCACCGCGGGGCGGTCTCCGCCGACGGGAAGACCGGCGACGGCGCCGGCGTGCTCACCCAGATTCCGTACCGGCTGCTGGTCCCGGACCTGTACCGGCTCGGCGTACGGCCTCCGCGGCACGCGGACCTCGGCGTCGCGATGGCATTTCTCCCGCGCGACGTGCGCGCGCAGGCCCGCGCGCGGTCGATCATCGAGGACGTCGCGACCCGGGAAGGGCTCGCCTTTTTCGGCTGGCGCGCGGTGCCCGTGGCGCTGCCGGCCCTCGGCGCGCAGGCCGCGCGCACGCGGCCCGAGATTCAGCAGGCTTTGCTCGGACGGCCCGACCGGCTCGGCGCGGAAGACTTCGAACGCACATTGTACCTGGTGCGCAGGCTGATCGAACGGCGTCTCGACGACGAGGGCGTCGACGGCGCCTACCTCGCCTCGTGCTCGCACCGTACCGTCGTGTACAAAGGCATGTTCGTCGCCCCGCAGCTCGCGCGATTCTATCCGGACCTGCGCGATCCGCGCTACGAGACCGCGCTCGCGCTCTTCCACCAGCGCTACAGCACCAACACGTTTCCCAGCTGGCCGCTGGCGCAGCCGTTCCGCTTTCTCGCCCATAACGGTGAGATCAATACGCTCTCCGGCAATGTGAACTGGATGCGCGCGCGCGAGCGGCAGGCGCGCTCCGCGGTGTGGCGCGAGCGCATGGCCGACCTGCTGCCGGTGATCCAGCCGGGCGGCAGCGACAGCGCGATGCTGGACAACGCCCTCGAGCTCCTCGTCCGGTCCGGCCGGGACCTGCTGCACGCGATGATGATGCTGGTCCCGGAGGCGTGGGAGGGCCACGCCGAGATGCCGGACGACATCCGGGCGTTCTACGACTTCCACGCCGGCCTGGCCGAGCCGTGGGACGGCCCGGCCGCGCTCGCGCTGTCGGACGGCCGGTACGCCGCGGCCGCGCTGGACCGCAACGGCCTGCGGCCGGCGCGGTACGTCGTGACCGATGACGGCCTGGTCATCCTCGCGAGCGAAGCCGGCATCGTGGACGTCGAGCCGTCGCGCGTCGTCGAGAAGGGCCGGCTCGGTCCGGGCCGGATCCTCGCGGTCGACACCGCGGCGGGCCGCATCCTCACGGACGCCATGATCAAGGGCGAAGCGGCCGCCGGCCGCCCCTACGCCGCGTGGCTGGCGCACGAACGCGTGCGTCCGGCCCCGGCCGGCGAGGCCCCGGCGGCGGCCGAGAGGACGGCCGCTCCGCCGGACGCTCTCGCCCGCCGCATGGTCCTGTTCGGCTACACGCGCGAGGAGGTCCAGCGCATCCTCGCCCCGATGCTGGCCGACGCGAAGGATCCGGTCGGCTCGATGGGCGACGACACGCCGCTCGCGGTGCTCGGGGCGCGGCCGCGGCTCGTCGCCCACTACCTGAAGCAGCGCTTCGCCCAGGTCACCAACCCGCCCATCGATCCGCTGCGCGAGCGGCTCGTCATGTCGCTGCGCACGCTGCTCGGCGCGCGGCCGAGCCTGCTCGCGGAGGGGCCGGAGCACGCGCGGCTCGTCGAGCTGCCGAGTCCCGTGCTCTCGCCGTCCGACCTCGCGTCCCTCGCCGCGCTCGGCGATGCCTTTCGGCTGCGCACCCTCGACGCGGTCTTCCCCGCGGCGGAGGGGGCGGAAGGCCTCGAGCGCGCGCTCGTGCGTCTGTGCGATGAGGCGGTCTATCAGGTGGAGGAGGGCGCGGGCCTGCTCGTCGTGAGCGACCGCCGCGCCGACGCGGCCTGCGCGCCGATCCCGCCGGTGCTCGCGGTCGGCGCCGTGCATCAGACGCTGATCCGCCGCGGGATGCGGATGCGCGCGAGTCTCATCGCCGAGACGGACGAGGCTCGCGACGTCCATCACCTGGCCCTCCTGATCGGGTACGGCGCGAGCGCCGTGTGCCCGCGCCTCGCCTACGACGTCGTCGCCGACGAGGGCCGCCGGCACGGCCTGGCCCCCGACGCGGCGCTCCGCCGCTACCGCGGGGCGCTCGAAGCGGGGCTGCTCAAGATCATGTCCAAGATGGGCATCTCGACGATCAGCAGCTACCACGGCGCCGGCATCTTCGAAGCGGTCGGCCTCGCGCACACGCTGGTCGAGTTCTCGCTCACCGGGACGCCCACGCGGATCGGGGGCATCGGGCTGGCCGAGATCGCCGAAGACACGCTGGCCCGCCACCGCCTGGCGCACCGGACCGGCGAGCCGCCCGCGCTCGCGGATCCGGGGGCGTTCCGCTTCCGCAAGGGCGGCGACTACCACGCCTTTCATCCGAACGTGCTGCGCACGCTGCACCGGGCGTCCCTCGAGGGCGGCGGCGGCGACTACCTCGCCTACGCCTGGGAAGTCACGCACCGTCCCCCGACCGCGCTGCGCGATCTCCTGGAGTTTTGCGGCCGCACGCCCATCGACGTCGAGGACGTCGAGCCGGCCCCGTCGATCGTGCGCCGCTTCATCATCTCCTCGATGTCCCACGGCTCGCTCAGCCGTGAGGCGCACGAGACGCTCGCCGTCGCGATGAACCGCCTCGGCGCGCGCAGCGCGAGCGGCGAGGGCGGGGAGGACCCCGCGCGCTACGCGCCGCGTCCGAACGGCGACTCCGCCAACTCCGCGATCAAGCAGATCGCGTCCGGCCGCTTCGGCGTCACCGCGGCGTACCTCGCCTCCGCGCAGGAACTCGAGATCAAGATGGCGCAGGGGAGCAAGCCCGGCGAGGGCGGCCAGATTCCCGGGACCAAGGTGAGCGAGGAGATCGCGCGGATCCGCCGCTCGCAGCCCGGCGTCACGCTCATCTCGCCGCCGCCGCACCACGACATCTACAGCATCGAGGACCTCGCGCAGCTCATCTACGATCTCAAGCAGGGGAACCCGAGCGCGCGCGTGTCGGTGAAGCTCGTCAGCGAGGCCGGCGTCGGGACGATCGCCGCCGGCGTGGCGAAGGCGTACGCCGACACGGTGCACATCGCCGGCGCGGACGGGGGCACCGGCGCTTCGCCGCTCGACTCGATCAAGAACGCCGGGGTGCCGTGGGAACTGGGCCTCGCCGAGACCCAGCAGACCCTCGTCGCCAACAACCTGCGGGGCCGGGTGCGCGTGCGGGTCGACGGCGGGCTCAAGACCGGCCGCGACGTCGTCGTCGCCGCGATGCTCGGCGCGGAGGAGTTCGGGTTCGCGAGCGCCGCGGTGGTCGCGCTCGGCTGCGTGATGGCGCGGCAG
This region of bacterium genomic DNA includes:
- a CDS encoding DUF6789 family protein, translated to MQEPKFGRALFAGIAAWVAFALILYAAPLVGLPEIDVPGMLGGLYGWNSAALGWVLLFVTGIAFALLYAYRFVNRLPGAGWQRGLVFGILPWLVMMVIVAPLLPLLSPTMAPTATPGFFFTEMGLGAIMGLLIAHLGWGTVLGAVYGNVADRRVNVALAAAILLPVLVVSVAVVAKAQHSRIVILQDMTDVVTYDPARVVDSAALPVVANVYDRLVTYENGNDTRVVPQLAMSWKISPDGLVYTFELRHGVSFPSGVELSADDVMWSCRRLENLKGPPSHLADVIADVRAVEHYTVRIRLTRPFGGFLPLLTSPQFAVLDGRTVLAHGGIAGTDAATNDTATPWLNTHSAGTGPWILERYTAGREAVLVRNPVYWGGAIAQGPVIFRNVKDSASRLRAVENGRADVALGLTPSEIAAARASSRIRVLEQHPPSTPAFLASGTNGSTRGAAMGAPPAPVAQPELLFVVSDALRGVATSPVSIVDLRSLTKP
- the gltB gene encoding glutamate synthase large subunit; this encodes MADLRDPRFEHDACGTGFVATTAGRSHAVIELALEAVARLTHRGAVSADGKTGDGAGVLTQIPYRLLVPDLYRLGVRPPRHADLGVAMAFLPRDVRAQARARSIIEDVATREGLAFFGWRAVPVALPALGAQAARTRPEIQQALLGRPDRLGAEDFERTLYLVRRLIERRLDDEGVDGAYLASCSHRTVVYKGMFVAPQLARFYPDLRDPRYETALALFHQRYSTNTFPSWPLAQPFRFLAHNGEINTLSGNVNWMRARERQARSAVWRERMADLLPVIQPGGSDSAMLDNALELLVRSGRDLLHAMMMLVPEAWEGHAEMPDDIRAFYDFHAGLAEPWDGPAALALSDGRYAAAALDRNGLRPARYVVTDDGLVILASEAGIVDVEPSRVVEKGRLGPGRILAVDTAAGRILTDAMIKGEAAAGRPYAAWLAHERVRPAPAGEAPAAAERTAAPPDALARRMVLFGYTREEVQRILAPMLADAKDPVGSMGDDTPLAVLGARPRLVAHYLKQRFAQVTNPPIDPLRERLVMSLRTLLGARPSLLAEGPEHARLVELPSPVLSPSDLASLAALGDAFRLRTLDAVFPAAEGAEGLERALVRLCDEAVYQVEEGAGLLVVSDRRADAACAPIPPVLAVGAVHQTLIRRGMRMRASLIAETDEARDVHHLALLIGYGASAVCPRLAYDVVADEGRRHGLAPDAALRRYRGALEAGLLKIMSKMGISTISSYHGAGIFEAVGLAHTLVEFSLTGTPTRIGGIGLAEIAEDTLARHRLAHRTGEPPALADPGAFRFRKGGDYHAFHPNVLRTLHRASLEGGGGDYLAYAWEVTHRPPTALRDLLEFCGRTPIDVEDVEPAPSIVRRFIISSMSHGSLSREAHETLAVAMNRLGARSASGEGGEDPARYAPRPNGDSANSAIKQIASGRFGVTAAYLASAQELEIKMAQGSKPGEGGQIPGTKVSEEIARIRRSQPGVTLISPPPHHDIYSIEDLAQLIYDLKQGNPSARVSVKLVSEAGVGTIAAGVAKAYADTVHIAGADGGTGASPLDSIKNAGVPWELGLAETQQTLVANNLRGRVRVRVDGGLKTGRDVVVAAMLGAEEFGFASAAVVALGCVMARQCHLNTCPVGIATQREDLRAKFPGTPERVINFMVGVADEVRGILASLGFRSLDEIVGRPDLLRMRGEMPAGRARRLTLERILADPDPSGTRARRARQDRNDRPGTPYDDHILLEIRDAILEGRPVDRAFRIANGDRAVGGRIAAAIARRYGDAGLPDGTVTLRFEGTAGQSFGAWCVPGMRLLLAGEANDYVGKGMTGGTLVIRPPDALLPVSHRHAIVGNTVLYGATGGRLFAAGRAGERFAVRNSGAVAVVEGTGDHGCEYMTGGTVVVLGETGRNFGAGMTGGTAFVLDADGRFLHRFHPAFVAARRVDGGDDAVRLRALVQAHADATGSGRARTILDEWDAWLPKFWKLLPKDAPAAAPDPRPAAAPAGTITPAV